From Brassica rapa cultivar Chiifu-401-42 chromosome A06, CAAS_Brap_v3.01, whole genome shotgun sequence:
CCATCATCATCCCCGTTGTCCCATTCATCATCTCTTTAATCAAAGGCGACACACAACTCTTCAACGTCTCTTCTATCAACCCTCCTAGGTTCCTTCCGTCACCGAACTCACCAAAGGCAGACACATTCTCGTTGAGGTTAACACTTGGCACTGGCCCATCAGACAGAGAAACAGCTTTGTCTTCATCTATCTTCCCTATCCTTGATCTAGGTCGTTTCCTCGACCCACTACTCACAGTCACTTTCTTCTCCAACACGTTTTCGGAATCAACCTCCACGTGTGCATTATTACCATTGGTTTCCTCGAACTCCATCACGTTGTTATCTTCGAACCCAATGATCTTCCCGGTCTGGTTCCAAATCTTCCTAGAGATATCGAAAGTGGCTTGATCGTGAGAGCTTTTGAAGACCACCTCTTTGCCGGAGCTGAACTTGCTCATCACGTTACGGTACTTCTTCTTCAGTCTCCTTAGCTTCTCCACGAGCTGGTTCTTGTTGAACTCGAGCTGAAGCTTTGACTTGATCTGCTCGTAAAACGGCGCCGTGTCGGGAGGGTGCGAACTGGTGCCTCGGTGTGTCGCCACGTAGTCGAGAAACCCGCGGAGGAGCTCTATCTCGTCCTCGTCGGTCCACAGCCTCTGGAAAAGGCGCCTTGAGTCGTCGAGCGGCGGTGGTCTGAGATGGACGATCTCCGTCGTGCGGTGCCATTTGGGGTCGGAATCAGCGGGAATGGAGGAGACAGGTACGGCGGATCCGGCGGGGAGAGCGACGGTGACGGTGTCTGTTGCCGCGGAGGAGGACTTGGCCGCGGCGGAAACCAAGGGAGAATTCagatcttcgtattcgtgatCGTCGTCTTCGTCGGGCGCGTTTGGCTCAGgcatgacagcttcttcgtcggaATCAGTCTCTCCTCCGgcacctcctcctccgccgccgccgctgCCGTCTTCCTCCAGCTCAGGCGATTCAAGAGAGAAAACAGCCTCACGCTCGTCCGATGGAGACATCTCCTCAAAGGCCAGCAGAGAAACACAAAGTGGAAGCTGGAATCGTTGTAGGAGCTCTCAGATCGAATCAGGACAGAGAGACAAGAACCAGATCCAGATGGAATTGGGTTCCTTCACGAGGTTGTGAGTTTTGGGTGGTAGGGCATGAGAATCTACGACACTAGCAAGGGTAGTTTCGGTATTTGCAAATTATTATGACCTTGGGAGTTGTGGTCCAGACTTGTTCACATGTTTGGTTGTTGCAGTTTAGTTGAAGCCTCATGTCTGAAAAGTCAAACGTCTTCACCTGTTTATTCCAcgatatttaattatgtaataaagaaaatataaaattcgaTTTGGTAGTGTAAATATTTCGACAGAATGAAGTATTTACCAGTTCAATTCAAATTGAGAAAAGTAAACAATTCAAATCAACAAGAACTGAAattgagagtttttttttcttttttagaaattaacAATTTGAAACAGAGATTTATTTGGTTAAAGCAAAGtgcacttcttcttcttcttcttctaattgCCATCATCATGAAGGAGGAGGATGTGGATGAAGGAGAAGAGCTCTCAGTATAAACGGAACTTCTCCTTGGTGTTCTGGAACACTTGTTCAGCAATCGCAGCTCCATTCCCGTCTGCTTTCTTTATCTCCAGGTTAGATTTCTGGTAAACCCCGGTTCCTCTCAGAGCATCAGCTATGAAGTCATCAAACCCGATGGCTATGGCTGCTTCAGCTTTGGCTCCGTAT
This genomic window contains:
- the LOC103874565 gene encoding probable transcription factor At5g28040, with product MSPSDEREAVFSLESPELEEDGSGGGGGGGAGGETDSDEEAVMPEPNAPDEDDDHEYEDLNSPLVSAAAKSSSAATDTVTVALPAGSAVPVSSIPADSDPKWHRTTEIVHLRPPPLDDSRRLFQRLWTDEDEIELLRGFLDYVATHRGTSSHPPDTAPFYEQIKSKLQLEFNKNQLVEKLRRLKKKYRNVMSKFSSGKEVVFKSSHDQATFDISRKIWNQTGKIIGFEDNNVMEFEETNGNNAHVEVDSENVLEKKVTVSSGSRKRPRSRIGKIDEDKAVSLSDGPVPSVNLNENVSAFGEFGDGRNLGGLIEETLKSCVSPLIKEMMNGTTGMMMAAVGGYPGGGGAHAMGVLSPMLMPSVNPLGFGGGGGVGDERWRRQQILELEVYSRRLELVQEQIRATVNELKTMPSGG